The window CAGAAAGAACAGTTTTATCTTTACCTCCGGCTTTAGCACCAATTAAAGCAGCAATTCTTCCTTTAATGAAGAAAGATGGTTTAGCTGAGTATGCTGAGAAGATCTTCAACGACCTGAAATATGATTTCAACTTATTCTATGAAGAGAAAGATGCGATCGGAAAACGTTACAGAAGACAGGATGCGATTGGTACTCCTTATTGTATCACTGTAGACCACGATTCATTAACAGATCATACGGTAACCATCAGAGACAGAGATACAATGCAACAGGAAAGAGTTCCGGTTTCAGAGTTGAGAAGAATCATTGATGAGAAGACCAACTTCAGAAATCTACTTTCTAAAATATAATGTAAAAGCCCTGGAAAATCAGGGCTTTTTTTTATTTCTCCAACATATTCTATAATTTATTATTTTAGCCCAAAATTCGACCATGAAAAAAATCACTTTATTGATGTTTGGTTTTATCCAGGCATTGGTATTTTCCCAAACCCAGGATTTAACAACTTTAGCAGCAGGAGATCATGTAGGAATGAATGCCTTATTTGATGATAAGGATAATCTTTACGGCTATGTTTCCCTATATTCTTACGGAAAATCCGGAGAAAAGGCAAAGAAGTTTGAATATGTTATCTTGGACAAAAATCTTAATCCTGTCGCCAATAAAGAATTCGAAGGAGACATTACAGCAGCTTCCTATAGAGGATATGTAGACTTCAAAGGGCAAATCATTCTCAAACCTTCTATGATGGATTATTCACTGGTAAAAAGCAGAGAAATATTCACACCTGTTTCCATGGTCATAGATCCAAAGACCAATACAATTACCAGGAAAATATATTATGATTATCAGGAAGATGGTACTTTTAAGGAGATCAATGAGCCTAAAAGCTGGAAAGCACAGCGTAAAGAAAGCCGTGATGAGAAAAAGGAAAAGGGTTATAATTATGTTTCAGCAGTTGGAGAATTGAAAGAAGGAGGCTATTTTGCTATAGAATTTAAGGATTATGGAAAGTATCAAAACAGCAATAATCTGATCCGTTTCGATCATAACAAAAAGGAAGTCTGGAGATATCAATATAATACCGACGGAAGTAAAAAGATTTTCACCACATTATCAGTTCTTGAAAGAGATGAAAACTATATGTATTGTGTGATGAAGAAAGTACATGAAAAAGACAAAGCATTCAGCCTTCTGGTCATAGACATGAAAACAGGAAAAGAAGTATCCAACAAACCTATTACAGGGCTTTCTGATGATGCTATTGACAATATTGACTCGTTCTATTCTAACTACAGACAACTTGATAATGATAAAACGTTTGATGACAAAGTGGTTCTGCTGGGAAGAAATTACAATAATTCTGATTTTGTAGGGTTTGCAAGAATGATGGTGGATAAATCAAACTTTACGACAGATACCAAAGTCATTAATTTCGATCCTAATATTGCTGCATTTTTACCCAAAGTTGATAAAAATGGTTTTGTAGAAAATGGTTATATGCTTCAAACCAAAGACATGTATTTTATGAATGACGGAAGCGTTGGGATTTTATCTGAAAAATATAAGCCGGCAGGCCAGTATACAGCACCTAAAACAACTGATCTTGTTTACATTTACACAGATAAAGACTTCAAAGTAAAAAATGTTCAGGTGTTTGAAAAAGAAAAATCAAAATGGGTAAATAGTGACTACCTGTTCTCACAATACCTTAACGGAGGTAAAGATGTGGTATTCTTCTATCGTGACTATCAAAAGGATGAAGTTACGAAACAAAAAAGATGGAACCTCTTTATCAATACTATTATTGACGGAAAATTCAAACAAGAGATTATTCCTATTTCTGAAAAAGATAATTACACGGTCATTCCGTATGTAGGAAAAGAAGGTTATATCTTGCTACGTGAATATAATGAAAAAGAAAAATTCAATAAAATCCGTCTGGAAAAGTTGAACTATTAATAAAAGATTGTTCTTCCCACATTATTTTTTACTTATATATTCCAAATGCTTATGTTGTAAAAATTATTTGAGCATTTGGCTAAAAATAAAAACTATCTCCCATTTGAGATAGCTTTTGGTTTTGGAAATCTAAAGTATTGTAATGTTCAAGCATATATTAACTTATGATACTATTTCGATGTTATAGCAAGTTCGGCACCCTGATAATAATCTGAAATATTTTTGACCTCATCCAGGCTTAGATTCCACATAAAGTTCAGGAATTGCTGATAACTTTCACTTTGATCCTTAGGTTCTACTCTATCCAGATATCGGTTCAGGTTATAGTTTTTCCTGGCCTCGTAAATTTTGGAGAAGCATTTTCCCAGCCACTCTTTATAGTACTTTTCCTCTTCTCCGTCCTGCAGGAATTGCATCGCTGCATAAATTCCCAATCCATAATCTTCAGAGTGGAAATAGTTGGGAAGGATCTCCATTCTTGCAGTTTTTTTCAAAGCCAGATATGCCTCGGATGGTTTTTCCGATTCTACAGAAGTATTAAGTTCAGGAAAAGTCTTTTTAAGCTTTTCTATCCTTTTTACCATTTCTGGGTGCGAGGCAACAGAATCCTTGTCCAGTTTCTCTTTGTAAAAGTTATAATTGTACAGAGAAAAATCTTCTTTCTTCATCCATTTATCATTAAAAGCCTGCTTGGGAAGATCAAAAAGTTTTTTATAGGTTTCCATTTTAAGTACTCTGGGTGAAATGGTATCGAATTTCTGGAGTTTTTGTAATCCGCTGACAAACTCACTTTTCTTAAAGTCACTGTTTTTAAAAATAACGTATCCCAGAGAATCCGCCTGCATTTCAAACTTTCTCTTCTCTACTCCTTTTTTATAAATTCTGTTTTTAAGAATATCAAAAGCCTTTTCGTTACGTCCCTTACTGCGCTGATCTGTGGTTTCTTTGATATTTTGTACTGTAGATTTGTCTAGTTTATTCTGTTCTACACTATTCAGGATAGATTTCAGCGTATGTTCTTCTATCTTATGTCCTAATTCATGGGAAATTACCCCTGCTATCTGAGCTTCATTATCCATCCAGTTATACAATCCCATATTGATCACAAAAGTTCCGTCTGCAAGACAGTATGCATTGGGTGTATTATCTCTTGCAATAAGAATTTTAAGATCCTTGGGAATTCTGGGATTATTTTTTCTGAGCCTTTCTACTAAAGATTTAATGACAGCATCAAATTCAGATTTAAAAACAAAGTCTTTATTTTTTACCTGCTTTTCAAAATCAGTTCCGAATTCTTTATAAATTTTAGACATTTCGGAGCCTGTCCTTCCGGAATACTGGGATCTCAGCCCTTTCATCAAAGTTTCATTATTGGTGGTAAAATGTTTCAAAAAATCTTTCCGCTGAAGGTAGTCCGCGGTATCTATGGCTTTATAGGTCTGGGAAATTCCCGCTACTGAAAACAGGAAGTACATCAATACAATAAGTTTTCTGGTCATATTTTTCATCACTTAAACAAAAATAATGTATTTGATGATTCATTTTTATTTTTTTTCCCAAATTATTTTAAATTTGTTAGAGACCGATTGACGAAAAATGAGAATACTAAAATACATGATAGGCGGAGCTGTAGCAGGTGCGGCAGCAGCTTACTTTTTGGGATATGAATATTTATTCAGTGGAATTTCCAAAACGTATCTTAAAGGAAGAGCAAGTGCCTATATTGATGATGGAGATTTATTTCCCAGT of the Chryseobacterium capnotolerans genome contains:
- a CDS encoding M48 family metalloprotease, whose translation is MTRKLIVLMYFLFSVAGISQTYKAIDTADYLQRKDFLKHFTTNNETLMKGLRSQYSGRTGSEMSKIYKEFGTDFEKQVKNKDFVFKSEFDAVIKSLVERLRKNNPRIPKDLKILIARDNTPNAYCLADGTFVINMGLYNWMDNEAQIAGVISHELGHKIEEHTLKSILNSVEQNKLDKSTVQNIKETTDQRSKGRNEKAFDILKNRIYKKGVEKRKFEMQADSLGYVIFKNSDFKKSEFVSGLQKLQKFDTISPRVLKMETYKKLFDLPKQAFNDKWMKKEDFSLYNYNFYKEKLDKDSVASHPEMVKRIEKLKKTFPELNTSVESEKPSEAYLALKKTARMEILPNYFHSEDYGLGIYAAMQFLQDGEEEKYYKEWLGKCFSKIYEARKNYNLNRYLDRVEPKDQSESYQQFLNFMWNLSLDEVKNISDYYQGAELAITSK